In a genomic window of Myxococcales bacterium:
- a CDS encoding sensor domain-containing diguanylate cyclase: protein MRMRTLKRATMVSWGPALGALACAAVALVLGPLDVHEQTPGPRDTLVLAGVIVLLAAAITRRLQFQPPSARAQRVSWWLSAAPTLVDVELALAISAGVGAIIAVTGGVASPVHPLVYGVVAFGLTLLSAPGATITLLAPVVIEATWIARADDPRRLMAPAVLHVVFVVAAACAHALFLRGLVASHRRRRALRLAREVHAMHERARDYRLISAALGPASRAARARDDEERLLATGGVSLVDDATAWILATVKRSLGARSVVLAWCGDGDRLKLKDVVSDRDDLVASDHLAAAGLLGAVVRDRAPVVVSAKRGQLPYYDDAAAADGAAVVAVPVLEGSHLRGVLCADRLGRFDDGAAELMVDAAQQIVRAISAEQVFRAVERAKYEHERFFQAAAMLGRALTPEQVMDTAFDAAAAIVEYDGAVITLYDRERARHRVAAVRTRSGVEPILDVTALAELEWKDNAGLAAMVVKNRHYLPAGGEPREVTAPIYTRKIKLDAARSLLVLPLVAADVAIGTLMLACRAEKRFGADVREMLSVIATQVAVSLQNGLLYKRMETMATTDGLTGLTNHRTFQDRFAQLLDRGARHGHAASLLLCDVDFFKKVNDGYGHPVGDEVLRRVARVLAEVARKIDIVARYGGEEFAVVLDGTSAEQARAVADRIRLEVAKIVVDTEKGPLSVTMSVGVASFPEDSRERAVLIERSDHALYHAKHSGRNQVVTYAQFAASRSKKAS, encoded by the coding sequence ATGAGGATGCGGACGCTCAAGCGCGCGACGATGGTGAGCTGGGGCCCGGCCCTGGGCGCGCTCGCGTGCGCCGCGGTGGCGCTGGTGCTCGGGCCGCTCGACGTCCACGAGCAGACCCCGGGCCCGCGCGACACGCTGGTGCTGGCCGGCGTGATCGTGCTGCTCGCGGCGGCGATCACCCGGCGCCTGCAGTTCCAGCCGCCCAGCGCCCGGGCCCAGCGGGTGTCGTGGTGGCTGTCGGCGGCGCCGACCCTGGTCGACGTCGAGCTGGCGCTGGCGATCAGCGCCGGCGTCGGCGCGATCATCGCGGTCACCGGCGGCGTCGCGTCGCCGGTCCACCCGCTGGTCTACGGCGTGGTCGCGTTCGGCCTGACGCTCCTGTCGGCGCCGGGCGCGACGATCACGCTGCTCGCGCCGGTGGTGATCGAGGCCACCTGGATCGCGCGCGCCGACGATCCGCGCCGGCTGATGGCGCCGGCGGTGCTGCACGTCGTGTTCGTGGTCGCGGCCGCGTGCGCCCACGCCCTGTTCCTGCGCGGCCTGGTCGCCAGCCACCGCCGCCGGCGGGCCCTGCGCCTGGCGCGCGAGGTCCACGCGATGCACGAGCGCGCCCGCGACTACCGGCTGATCTCCGCGGCCCTGGGCCCGGCCAGCCGCGCCGCCCGGGCCCGCGACGACGAGGAGCGCCTGCTCGCGACCGGGGGCGTGTCGCTGGTCGACGACGCCACCGCGTGGATCCTGGCCACGGTCAAGCGCTCGCTCGGCGCGCGCTCGGTCGTGCTGGCGTGGTGCGGCGACGGCGACCGCCTCAAGCTCAAGGACGTGGTCTCGGATCGCGACGATCTGGTCGCGAGCGATCACCTCGCGGCCGCGGGCCTGCTCGGCGCGGTCGTGCGCGACCGGGCCCCGGTCGTGGTCAGCGCCAAGCGCGGCCAGCTGCCCTACTACGACGACGCCGCGGCGGCCGACGGCGCGGCGGTGGTCGCGGTGCCGGTGCTCGAGGGCTCGCACCTGCGCGGCGTGCTGTGCGCCGACCGGCTGGGCCGGTTCGACGACGGCGCCGCCGAGCTGATGGTCGACGCCGCCCAGCAGATCGTCCGCGCGATCTCGGCCGAGCAGGTGTTCCGCGCGGTCGAGCGCGCCAAGTACGAGCACGAGCGGTTCTTCCAGGCCGCGGCCATGCTCGGCCGCGCGCTCACGCCCGAGCAGGTCATGGACACCGCGTTCGACGCGGCCGCGGCGATCGTCGAGTACGACGGCGCGGTGATCACGCTCTACGATCGCGAGCGCGCCCGCCACCGGGTCGCGGCGGTGCGGACCCGGTCCGGGGTCGAGCCGATCCTCGACGTCACGGCCCTGGCCGAGCTCGAGTGGAAGGACAACGCCGGGCTCGCGGCGATGGTGGTCAAGAACCGCCACTACCTGCCGGCCGGCGGCGAGCCGCGCGAGGTGACCGCGCCGATCTACACCCGCAAGATCAAGCTCGACGCCGCGCGCTCGCTGCTGGTCCTGCCGCTGGTCGCCGCCGACGTCGCGATCGGCACGCTCATGCTGGCGTGCCGGGCCGAGAAGCGGTTCGGCGCCGACGTGCGCGAGATGCTGTCGGTGATCGCGACCCAGGTCGCGGTGTCGCTCCAGAACGGCCTGCTCTACAAGCGCATGGAGACGATGGCCACGACCGACGGCCTGACCGGGCTGACCAACCACCGCACGTTCCAGGATCGGTTCGCGCAGCTGCTCGACCGCGGCGCCCGCCACGGCCACGCCGCGTCGCTGCTGCTGTGCGACGTCGACTTCTTCAAGAAGGTCAACGACGGCTACGGCCACCCGGTCGGCGACGAGGTGCTGCGGCGCGTGGCGCGGGTGCTGGCCGAGGTCGCCCGCAAGATCGACATCGTCGCCCGCTACGGCGGCGAGGAGTTCGCGGTCGTGCTCGACGGCACCAGCGCCGAGCAAGCGCGCGCGGTCGCCGACCGCATCCGCCTCGAGGTCGCCAAGATCGTCGTCGACACCGAGAAGGGCCCGCTGTCGGTCACGATGTCGGTCGGCGTCGCGTCGTTCCCCGAGGACAGCCGCGAGCGCGCGGTGCTGATCGAGCGCTCCGACCACGCGCTCTACCACGCCAAGCACTCGGGCCGGAACCAGGTCGTCACCTACGCCCAGTTCGCCGCCTCGCGCTCGAAGAAGGCGTCCTGA
- a CDS encoding two-component sensor histidine kinase, which translates to MSPLSFRSWAPRGPLVLAVVVSVLLLGAVLLIRRSVERGRDAAIRGVAAGLVIAGREQLRQPDRLDAAELAAFLDEQRGDGLRYVAVIDARGAIAAEAGVARGRQVVPGLHRAGERLRLVQPQGGRRARPARVTAIVYEFEPLVADQLAGDTRWLVAAAAGAIIVVLALGVLVDRGQRARARMVLELERGKRLAALGEMSAVLAHELRNPLASLKGHAQLLEEALAGAPAHAKAARVVGEAVRIEALTNDLLEFVRTGALHRAAVAPAELAREVVDEAGAGRVDLFAEAAPATWSLDPARLRQALVNVIRNAVQASPEGARVDVTIARERDQLIIAIRDRGAGIPPGEEAAVFEPFHTRRARGVGLGLAIARRVVELHGGTITAGSHADGGAVFRLVLPRGDR; encoded by the coding sequence GTGTCGCCGCTGTCGTTTCGATCCTGGGCTCCGCGCGGGCCGCTGGTGCTGGCGGTCGTCGTCAGCGTGCTGCTCTTGGGCGCGGTGCTGCTGATCCGGCGCTCGGTCGAGCGCGGGCGCGACGCGGCGATCCGCGGCGTGGCCGCGGGCCTGGTCATCGCCGGGCGCGAGCAGCTGCGCCAGCCCGATCGCCTCGACGCCGCTGAGCTGGCGGCGTTCCTCGACGAGCAGCGCGGCGACGGCCTGCGCTACGTCGCGGTGATCGACGCGCGCGGCGCGATCGCGGCCGAGGCCGGCGTCGCCCGCGGCCGCCAGGTCGTGCCGGGGCTCCACCGCGCGGGCGAGCGCCTGCGCCTGGTCCAGCCCCAGGGCGGGCGCCGGGCGCGGCCGGCGCGGGTCACGGCGATCGTCTACGAGTTCGAGCCGCTCGTCGCCGACCAGCTCGCCGGCGACACCCGCTGGCTGGTCGCGGCCGCGGCCGGCGCGATCATCGTGGTGCTCGCGCTGGGCGTCCTGGTCGACCGCGGCCAGCGCGCGCGCGCGCGCATGGTGCTCGAGCTCGAGCGCGGCAAGCGCCTGGCGGCGCTGGGCGAGATGTCGGCGGTGCTGGCCCACGAGCTGCGCAACCCGCTGGCCTCGCTCAAGGGCCACGCCCAGCTGCTCGAGGAGGCGCTGGCCGGCGCGCCGGCCCACGCCAAGGCGGCGCGGGTCGTCGGCGAGGCCGTGCGCATCGAGGCGCTGACCAACGATCTGCTCGAGTTCGTCCGCACCGGCGCGCTGCACCGCGCCGCCGTCGCGCCCGCCGAGCTCGCGCGCGAGGTCGTCGACGAGGCCGGGGCCGGGCGCGTCGACCTCTTCGCCGAGGCCGCGCCCGCGACCTGGTCGCTCGATCCCGCGCGGCTGCGCCAGGCGCTGGTCAACGTGATCCGCAACGCGGTCCAGGCCAGCCCCGAGGGCGCGCGCGTCGACGTCACGATCGCGCGCGAGCGCGATCAGCTGATCATCGCGATCCGCGATCGCGGCGCCGGCATCCCGCCGGGCGAGGAGGCCGCGGTGTTCGAGCCGTTCCACACCCGGCGCGCGCGCGGGGTCGGCCTGGGCCTGGCCATCGCCCGCCGCGTGGTCGAGCTGCACGGCGGCACGATCACCGCGGGCTCGCACGCCGACGGCGGCGCGGTGTTCCGCCTGGTCCTGCCCCGAGGTGATCGATGA
- a CDS encoding sigma-54-dependent Fis family transcriptional regulator: MSRILVVDDDDGVREFVAETLELAGHAVTQAGDADAAAGELARHGFDLVITDLRMPGRDGLSLLTQIKAEQPDVEVIVLTAHGSVETAVEAMRAGAFEFLQKPVGSPAQLRLVAGRALERRALLAAKARAEPAAAAAPALTWGAPAMAPVVEALRKVAPTQATVLLLGESGTGKEVAARAIHDASDRAAGPFVAVNCAALTETLLESELFGHEKGAFTGAVSQRRGRIELAQGGTFFLDEVGELRADLQAKLLRVLQERRFERLGGARTIEADARWVAATNRDLRAMIAAGTFREDLYHRLAVFPIKLPALRERTADIAPLAEVLLRRIGDELGRPGMTLSTAAQARLVAAPWPGNVRELRNVLERAVILADGRVIDDAHLWLEPAAPAAAGASVGSGALPTLALEELERMAIDQALAETGGNRKDAAARLGIGLRTLYEKLKRYGM, encoded by the coding sequence ATGAGCCGGATCCTGGTGGTCGACGACGACGACGGCGTGCGCGAGTTCGTCGCCGAGACCCTCGAGCTGGCCGGCCACGCCGTGACCCAGGCCGGCGACGCCGACGCCGCGGCCGGCGAGCTGGCGCGCCACGGCTTCGACCTGGTGATCACCGACCTGCGCATGCCCGGCCGCGACGGCCTGTCGCTGCTGACCCAGATCAAGGCCGAGCAGCCCGACGTCGAGGTGATCGTCCTGACCGCCCACGGCAGCGTCGAGACCGCGGTCGAGGCGATGCGCGCCGGCGCGTTCGAGTTCCTGCAGAAGCCGGTCGGCAGCCCGGCGCAGCTGCGGCTGGTCGCGGGCCGCGCGCTCGAGCGGCGCGCGCTCCTGGCGGCCAAGGCCCGCGCCGAGCCGGCGGCCGCGGCGGCCCCGGCGCTGACCTGGGGCGCGCCGGCGATGGCGCCGGTGGTCGAGGCCCTGCGCAAGGTCGCGCCGACCCAGGCCACGGTGCTGCTCCTGGGCGAGAGCGGCACCGGCAAGGAGGTCGCGGCGCGCGCGATCCACGACGCCAGCGATCGCGCCGCCGGGCCGTTCGTCGCGGTCAACTGCGCGGCGCTGACCGAGACCCTGCTCGAGAGCGAGCTGTTCGGGCACGAGAAGGGCGCGTTCACCGGCGCGGTCAGCCAGCGCCGCGGCCGCATCGAGCTGGCCCAGGGCGGCACGTTCTTCCTCGACGAGGTCGGCGAGCTCCGCGCCGACCTGCAGGCCAAGCTCTTGCGCGTGCTGCAGGAGCGCCGGTTCGAGCGCCTCGGCGGCGCGCGCACGATCGAGGCCGACGCCCGGTGGGTGGCCGCGACCAACCGCGACCTGCGCGCGATGATCGCCGCCGGGACGTTCCGCGAGGATCTCTACCACCGGCTGGCGGTGTTCCCGATCAAGCTGCCGGCGCTGCGCGAGCGCACCGCGGACATCGCGCCGCTGGCCGAGGTGCTCCTGCGCCGCATCGGCGACGAGCTGGGGCGGCCGGGCATGACGCTGTCGACCGCGGCCCAGGCCCGGCTGGTGGCGGCGCCGTGGCCCGGCAACGTGCGCGAGCTGCGCAACGTCCTCGAGCGCGCGGTCATCCTGGCCGACGGCCGCGTCATCGACGACGCGCACCTGTGGCTCGAGCCCGCGGCCCCGGCCGCGGCGGGCGCGTCGGTCGGATCGGGCGCGCTGCCGACCCTGGCCCTCGAGGAGCTGGAGCGCATGGCGATCGATCAGGCCCTCGCCGAGACCGGCGGCAACCGCAAGGACGCCGCCGCGCGCCTCGGCATCGGGCTGCGGACGCTGTACGAGAAGCTCAAGCGCTACGGCATGTGA